One segment of Anguilla anguilla isolate fAngAng1 chromosome 1, fAngAng1.pri, whole genome shotgun sequence DNA contains the following:
- the LOC118221359 gene encoding LOW QUALITY PROTEIN: trophoblast glycoprotein-like (The sequence of the model RefSeq protein was modified relative to this genomic sequence to represent the inferred CDS: deleted 1 base in 1 codon), with product MFRAVLLCTLLCASSVRATCPSLCECSEAAQTVKCVSKDLREIPSGIPGYTRNLFILGNHITRIGPESFKGLENVTNLSLSNNRIAEVESQAFGGLRSLRSLDLSGNQLTLIHPEALAVPSGPLRDLNLSRALYNHSALVDLATALRWGMLGSLQQLDLSANRLVLLPPAMFAHLPALRRLLLANNSLVALHNGTFLGLELLDELDLTQNAFRTLRRGALRELDGLGGARLLLGGNPFTCTCGLEDFIAWLNGTGGRVADGDQLACAFPLDLHNTSLRGLGGRALGCHGDTAGEGADLALQTSYVFLGVVLGFVGVVFLFVLYLNRKGIKRWVTDVREACRDILEGYHYRYEMDSDPRLGQLSTSADL from the exons atgttccGTGCGGTTCTTCTCTGCACGCTGCTCTGTGCATCCTCTGTGCGCGCGACGTGCCCGTCTCTCTGCGAGTGCTCAGAAGCCGCGCAGACTGTGAAATGCGTTTCCAAGGATCTGCGAGAAATCCCGTCCGGCATCCCGGGGTACACCAGGAACCTGTTTATCCTCGGGAACCACATCACTCGAATTGGCCCCGAGTCGTTCAAAGGACTCGAGAACGTAACCAATCTGTCCCTTAGCAACAACAG GATAGCTGAGGTGGAGTCGCAGGCTTTTGGGGGGTTGCGCAGCCTGCGTTCTCTGGACCTGAGTGGGAACCAGCTGACCCTGATCCACCCAGAGGCGCTGGCCGTCCCCTCTGGCCCCCTGCGGGACCTCAACCTGAGCCGCGCCCTCTACAACCACTCCGCCCTGGTGGACCTGGCCACCGCGCTGCGctggggcatgctgggaagccTGCAGCAGCTGGACCTCTCCGCCAACCGCCTGGTCCTTCTGCCACCCGCCATGTTCGCCCACCTGCCCGCCCTGcggcgcctcctgctggccaaCAACTCCCTGGTGGCGCTGCACAACGGCACCTTCCTGGGCCTGGAGCTGCTGGACGAGCTGGACCTGACGCAGAACGCCTTCCGAACGCTGCGGAGGGGGGCTCTGCGGGAGTTGgacgggctggggggggcgcgGCTGCTCCTGGGGGGGAACCCCTTCACCTGCACGTGCGGGCTGGAGGACTTCATCGCCTGGCTGAACGGCACG GGGGGGCGCGTCGCCGACGGCGACCAGCTGGCCTGCGCCTTCCCGCTGGACCTGCACAACACGTCCCTGCGCGGGCTTGGGGGGCGGGCCCTGGGTTGCCACGGTGACACGGCGGGCGAGGGGGCGGACCTGGCGCTGCAGACCTCCTACGTCTTCCtgggggtggtgctggggtTTGTGGGCGTGGTCTTCCTCTTCGTGCTCTACCTCAACCGCAAGGGCATCAAGCGGTGGGTGACGGACGTGCGGGAGGCCTGCCGGGACATCCTGGAGGGGTACCACTACCGCTACGAGATGGACTCGGACCCCCGTCTGGGACAGCTGTCCACCTCGGCCGATCTGTGA